The Metabacillus schmidteae genome has a segment encoding these proteins:
- the ureG gene encoding urease accessory protein UreG, translated as MSEPIRIGIGGPVGAGKTLLVDKLTRELMKEFEVAVITNDIYTKEDAQFLIKNGALPEDRIIGVETGGCPHTAIREDASMNFDAIDELNDRHPSLDLIFVESGGDNLAATFSPELVDFSIYIIDVAQGEKIPRKGGQGMIKSDLFIINKIDLAPYVGADLEVMRKDTLVSRGDRPYIFTNLKDGTGVKEVVDWIRKEAFLVGLEA; from the coding sequence ATGAGTGAACCAATTCGTATAGGAATCGGAGGACCTGTTGGTGCAGGGAAAACATTGCTGGTAGATAAGTTAACAAGAGAGCTAATGAAGGAGTTTGAGGTCGCGGTTATCACAAATGATATATATACGAAAGAGGATGCTCAATTTTTAATTAAGAATGGTGCCTTACCGGAAGATCGCATCATCGGTGTTGAAACGGGAGGATGTCCGCATACTGCAATTCGAGAAGATGCATCAATGAATTTTGATGCAATTGATGAATTAAATGACCGCCATCCAAGTCTAGATTTGATTTTTGTGGAAAGTGGTGGTGATAATTTAGCTGCTACCTTTAGTCCTGAATTGGTCGACTTTTCAATTTATATTATTGATGTTGCCCAAGGGGAGAAAATCCCTCGCAAAGGTGGGCAGGGAATGATTAAATCTGACCTGTTTATAATTAATAAAATTGATTTAGCACCATATGTAGGAGCAGATCTTGAAGTAATGCGAAAAGATACATTAGTATCCCGCGGTGATCGCCCATATATTTTTACAAATCTCAAAGATGGTACCGGGGTAAAGGAAGTGGTCGACTGGATTCGCAAAGAAGCCTTTTTAGTTGGTCTTGAGGCATGA
- a CDS encoding urease accessory protein UreF: MTKQLFHLLQICDSNFPSGAFSHSFGIETYIQENKITNKDTFLAALIQYLQTQFVYTDGLACRLVYESIKANKIESVWTIDKELNALAIARETREGNRRVGRQMVKVMNQLFPNEHLNLYQGKIKHKQAYGHSSVVYAMVCLELDIDIETTLSTYLFATTSSLVQNAIRGIPIGQTDGQRILVTLQPYLIEKVKEILFLDEEDFGAGAPGLEIAQMHHEQLSVRLFMS, from the coding sequence ATGACTAAACAACTGTTTCATCTGCTTCAAATCTGTGATTCCAATTTTCCTTCCGGAGCATTTTCACATTCCTTTGGAATAGAAACGTATATTCAAGAAAATAAAATTACGAATAAAGATACCTTTCTGGCAGCACTTATACAATACTTACAAACACAATTTGTTTACACAGATGGTCTTGCCTGCAGGTTAGTCTATGAATCTATTAAAGCAAATAAGATTGAATCGGTCTGGACAATAGACAAAGAGTTAAATGCTCTTGCTATAGCGAGAGAAACCCGTGAAGGAAATCGAAGAGTTGGTCGACAAATGGTAAAGGTAATGAACCAGCTCTTCCCGAATGAACATTTGAATTTGTATCAAGGGAAAATCAAACATAAACAAGCTTACGGTCACAGCTCAGTTGTGTATGCGATGGTTTGTCTGGAGTTGGATATTGATATAGAAACAACACTTTCTACTTATCTTTTTGCTACCACTTCATCACTTGTACAAAACGCTATAAGAGGAATTCCTATCGGTCAGACAGATGGGCAAAGAATCTTAGTTACATTACAACCATATCTAATAGAAAAAGTGAAGGAAATTTTGTTTTTAGACGAAGAAGATTTTGGAGCAGGTGCACCTGGTCTTGAAATTGCCCAAATGCATCATGAACAGCTTTCTGTTCGTCTATTTATGTCATGA
- the ureE gene encoding urease accessory protein UreE, with protein MIIEQIIGNVRELEQAPHHVERVYLKSDDLVKKIQRVKTDHGNELGIRLKQGKELVDGDILYHDEKNSIIISVLADDVIVIQPISILQMGEIAHQLGNRHLPAQFEENEMIVQYDYLVERLLEELGVPYTREERKMSKAFKHIGHSHD; from the coding sequence ATGATTATTGAACAGATTATAGGAAACGTAAGAGAATTAGAGCAAGCACCACATCATGTAGAACGTGTGTATTTAAAAAGTGATGATTTAGTAAAGAAGATACAGCGCGTAAAAACAGATCATGGAAATGAACTGGGCATTCGACTTAAACAAGGAAAAGAACTGGTTGACGGGGACATTCTGTACCACGATGAAAAAAACTCTATCATTATAAGTGTGCTTGCTGATGATGTTATTGTCATTCAACCAATAAGTATTTTACAAATGGGAGAAATTGCTCATCAACTTGGTAACCGCCATTTACCGGCACAATTTGAAGAAAACGAAATGATTGTTCAGTATGACTATCTTGTTGAAAGGTTATTAGAAGAGCTGGGAGTACCTTACACAAGAGAAGAACGTAAAATGAGCAAAGCCTTTAAACATATCGGGCATTCCCATGACTAA
- the ureC gene encoding urease subunit alpha, with the protein MSFRMSRHQYADMFGPTVGDQVRLGDTELFIEVEKDFTTYGDEVKFGGGKVIRDGMGQHPLATREEVVDLVVTNALILDYTGIYKADIGIKEGIIISIGKAGNPLIMDSVDIVIGASTEVIAAEGMIVTAGGIDAHIHFICPQQIQTAIESGMTTMIGGGTGPATGTNATTCTPGAWNIHQMLKAAEEFPVNLGFLGKGNASNEEALIEQIQAGAIGLKLHEDWGTTTSNIDKALSVADKYDIQIAIHTDTLNEGGFVEDTLKAIDGRVIHTYHTEGAGGGHAPDIIKAASYPNILPSSTNPTRPYTVNTIAEHLDMLMVCHHLDPSVPEDLAFADSRIRKETIAAEDILHDLGVFSMISSDSQAMGRVGEVISRTWQTADKMKRQRGELVEGEENDNVRAKRYIAKYTINPAITHGISEYVGSIEVGKMADFVLWNPAFFGAKPELVVKGGMIVWSVMGDPNASIPTPQPALYRPMFASFGKAKHSTSMTFLSKAAFDKNIHGLLGLEKKIGVVKNIRQLKKKDMKLNGETPSIEVDPQTYEVMVDGELITCEPDEKVSLAQRYFLF; encoded by the coding sequence ATGAGCTTTCGTATGTCAAGACATCAATATGCGGACATGTTTGGTCCAACGGTTGGTGACCAGGTAAGACTTGGAGACACGGAATTATTCATTGAAGTTGAGAAGGATTTTACCACTTACGGTGATGAAGTGAAATTTGGTGGTGGGAAAGTAATACGTGATGGAATGGGACAGCATCCATTAGCAACAAGAGAAGAAGTAGTTGATCTTGTTGTAACGAATGCTCTAATCCTTGATTATACAGGAATTTACAAGGCGGATATTGGTATTAAAGAGGGGATAATCATATCGATTGGGAAGGCCGGAAACCCTCTTATTATGGATTCAGTTGATATTGTCATAGGTGCTTCAACAGAGGTGATTGCTGCAGAGGGAATGATTGTAACGGCAGGAGGAATTGATGCTCATATCCATTTTATTTGCCCTCAACAAATCCAAACGGCAATTGAATCAGGTATGACTACGATGATTGGAGGGGGAACCGGTCCGGCAACCGGAACTAATGCGACAACTTGTACACCTGGTGCGTGGAATATTCACCAAATGCTAAAAGCTGCTGAGGAGTTTCCTGTTAACTTGGGTTTTCTCGGAAAAGGTAACGCTTCCAACGAAGAGGCACTTATTGAACAAATTCAAGCAGGTGCTATTGGCCTTAAGCTTCATGAAGATTGGGGAACCACAACTTCCAATATAGATAAAGCATTATCAGTAGCTGATAAATATGATATTCAAATCGCGATTCATACTGACACTCTTAATGAAGGTGGCTTTGTAGAGGATACATTAAAAGCTATTGATGGGCGTGTGATACATACCTATCATACAGAAGGTGCTGGTGGAGGTCATGCCCCTGACATCATAAAGGCAGCATCTTACCCGAATATACTTCCATCTTCAACAAATCCGACACGTCCCTATACAGTGAATACCATTGCAGAACATTTAGATATGTTGATGGTTTGTCATCATTTAGACCCTTCCGTTCCGGAGGATTTGGCTTTTGCAGACTCTCGTATTCGGAAAGAAACGATTGCTGCAGAGGACATTCTTCATGATTTAGGTGTTTTTAGCATGATTAGCTCCGATTCCCAGGCGATGGGAAGAGTAGGTGAAGTAATCTCAAGAACATGGCAAACAGCTGATAAGATGAAGCGGCAACGGGGAGAACTTGTTGAAGGTGAAGAAAATGATAACGTTAGAGCAAAAAGATATATAGCAAAATATACCATCAATCCAGCTATCACACATGGAATTTCTGAGTATGTAGGTTCGATAGAAGTCGGGAAAATGGCTGATTTTGTCTTGTGGAATCCGGCATTTTTTGGGGCTAAACCGGAATTGGTTGTTAAAGGAGGGATGATTGTATGGAGTGTAATGGGAGATCCAAATGCATCTATTCCAACCCCGCAGCCCGCATTATATCGTCCTATGTTTGCGAGTTTTGGCAAGGCAAAGCATTCAACCTCGATGACATTTCTGTCCAAAGCTGCTTTTGACAAGAATATTCATGGGTTACTTGGACTTGAAAAAAAGATTGGTGTGGTAAAAAATATTCGCCAACTTAAAAAGAAGGATATGAAATTAAACGGAGAAACACCATCCATTGAAGTGGACCCTCAGACCTATGAGGTTATGGTTGATGGAGAGTTAATTACCTGTGAACCTGATGAGAAGGTTTCATTAGCACAACGATACTTTTTATTTTGA
- a CDS encoding urease accessory protein UreD: MTYTGYLELTVEKKHHRSFVSNSFFDGVLKITRPTYLPEGLPLLTLIHVGGGYVDGDSYKTEVVVGKDAKLALTTQASTKIYKSLRLGVRQEMDYFLHDGSELLVKQDPLIAYKDARFSQVTNVYMESTSTFYYTDIITPGWSEDRGLFQYKRISSKLKIFIDGELQVYDHQLLIPGENIQQLMQLEGYTHIGTLFMIHPQVDEQLIERLRSELSSVNHSRFGISALNAKGLSIRVLALSTPDVEGIFSLCEGVIRQQLDNKEMIEWRKW, translated from the coding sequence ATGACATATACCGGCTACCTGGAGCTAACGGTAGAAAAAAAGCATCACCGTTCTTTCGTTAGCAATAGCTTTTTTGATGGAGTTTTAAAAATTACTAGACCAACATACTTGCCAGAAGGTCTTCCTCTTTTAACTTTAATCCATGTCGGTGGCGGTTATGTAGATGGAGATTCTTATAAAACTGAGGTAGTAGTTGGGAAGGATGCGAAGCTGGCATTAACCACTCAGGCTTCTACTAAAATTTACAAGTCGCTTCGATTAGGTGTTCGTCAAGAAATGGATTACTTTTTACATGACGGAAGCGAATTACTTGTTAAACAAGACCCGTTAATTGCATACAAAGATGCACGGTTTTCTCAAGTTACAAATGTATATATGGAGTCTACATCGACATTTTATTATACAGATATTATTACTCCAGGTTGGTCTGAGGATAGGGGATTGTTTCAGTATAAAAGGATTTCTTCTAAACTGAAAATATTTATTGATGGTGAATTGCAGGTATATGATCATCAGCTATTGATTCCCGGAGAAAATATTCAACAATTAATGCAGTTGGAAGGCTACACTCATATCGGTACATTGTTTATGATTCATCCTCAAGTTGACGAACAGTTGATTGAAAGATTAAGATCAGAATTGAGTTCTGTGAATCACTCGCGATTTGGTATTAGTGCTCTTAATGCAAAAGGACTATCAATAAGGGTATTGGCATTAAGTACTCCGGATGTTGAAGGGATTTTTTCCTTATGTGAAGGGGTTATTCGTCAGCAATTAGATAATAAAGAGATGATTGAATGGCGCAAGTGGTAG
- a CDS encoding chemotaxis protein CheW: protein MDVSKIVVFRTSDEEYGIPIEHVISIEKLEDINVIPNMPVYMKGVVKVRGELIPVLDTNQIFYHQNITIDNNVKLIVIQSDDISAALIVNEAKEIIDIEENQLKTIPIGAFQSTKYFSGVASIEWRLITLINPTYLIESLENFAIVKEEMMSRP from the coding sequence ATGGATGTTTCAAAAATAGTCGTGTTCCGAACAAGTGATGAAGAGTATGGAATACCTATTGAACATGTCATTTCAATTGAAAAATTAGAGGATATAAATGTCATTCCTAATATGCCTGTCTATATGAAAGGTGTAGTAAAGGTAAGGGGAGAGCTGATACCGGTTCTTGATACGAATCAAATCTTTTATCATCAAAATATAACAATTGATAACAACGTTAAATTGATTGTCATTCAGTCTGATGATATTTCTGCGGCACTGATTGTAAATGAAGCAAAAGAAATTATCGATATCGAAGAGAACCAACTAAAAACAATTCCGATCGGTGCATTTCAATCAACTAAATATTTTTCCGGAGTAGCAAGCATAGAGTGGCGTTTGATTACACTGATTAATCCAACCTACTTAATAGAAAGTCTTGAGAATTTTGCTATCGTGAAGGAAGAGATGATGAGCCGCCCATAA